A window from Streptomyces sp. NBC_00299 encodes these proteins:
- a CDS encoding protein kinase domain-containing protein → MTPLSTGDPESIGGYTLLGRLGAGGMGVVYLGVSASGRQVAVKLVHGSYAEEEEFRTRFRQEIAAARRVSGAFTAPVVDADPDADRPWMATLYVPGLNLAEVVKKDGPLSQRELRALGLGLTEALRDIHRAGLVHRDLKPANVLMTEDGPRVIDFGISRAADNQSLTVTGRVIGTPPFMSPEQLASPRDVTSASDVFSLGSLMVFAAVGTGPFDADSPYMTGYQVMHEAPDLEGVPEALLHIVERCLDKDPAARPELTDLHRMLQALPESDATAPMKAREAREARESAGPSPRPRPAPWGAATTSVGTGTGKGRRARMLLTGLVAALAVMGLSIGAGVFLSGQDTSTASDATDTTTVPAASLPDGWRPWRTALRVDVKGVPLDYQTLGCVANGSTLFCGGTGFTVARIDPASGRTLWRSGTRPQGVRPIGVRDGLVYVYEDPDDTTRRVVALDAGTGQRRWQRDIDKAADPVLYDGGLLTLSPDSSSFVAYGRSGKELWRAASLDEYCAPAALGGVPYALCSAGTEPGQAPVDLMKVEPGSLTEVAVLPRKAEALGAVGGQPLFLAPQTAKDVYESGYERPYNALLRVVPETGQVKRIPLARPLTGAAALVDGVVYFVRANGSVTAVSANSGKQLWQKATDMESLSAPVVSATYKRVYFSNRFGRLLALDSRTGAEVWRTSALNDPGDKAQGTSPRVLLVKDAIVATAGDTAFSRGPDGPD, encoded by the coding sequence ATGACGCCCCTGAGCACCGGGGACCCGGAGTCCATAGGCGGGTACACCCTGCTCGGCCGGCTCGGGGCAGGCGGCATGGGGGTCGTCTATCTGGGCGTCTCCGCGTCGGGGCGGCAGGTCGCGGTCAAGCTCGTGCACGGGTCGTATGCCGAGGAGGAGGAGTTCCGAACCCGCTTCCGGCAGGAGATCGCGGCGGCGCGCAGAGTGAGCGGCGCCTTCACCGCTCCTGTGGTGGACGCCGACCCGGACGCCGACCGGCCGTGGATGGCGACGCTCTACGTGCCCGGGCTCAACCTTGCCGAAGTCGTGAAGAAGGACGGCCCGTTGAGCCAGCGGGAACTGCGGGCGCTGGGGCTGGGGCTCACCGAGGCGCTGCGCGACATCCACCGGGCGGGCCTGGTGCACCGGGACCTCAAACCGGCCAACGTGCTGATGACCGAGGACGGGCCGCGCGTCATCGACTTCGGCATATCGCGCGCCGCCGACAACCAGAGCCTCACGGTGACCGGGCGGGTGATCGGCACGCCGCCCTTCATGTCGCCGGAACAGCTCGCCTCGCCCCGGGACGTCACCTCGGCCTCGGACGTGTTCTCGCTGGGGTCGCTGATGGTGTTCGCGGCCGTCGGCACCGGGCCGTTCGACGCCGACAGCCCTTACATGACCGGCTATCAGGTGATGCACGAGGCCCCGGACCTCGAAGGGGTGCCCGAGGCGCTCCTGCACATCGTCGAGCGCTGCCTCGACAAGGACCCGGCCGCACGGCCCGAACTGACGGATCTGCATCGGATGCTCCAGGCGCTGCCGGAATCCGACGCCACCGCGCCCATGAAGGCCAGGGAGGCCAGGGAGGCCAGGGAGTCCGCCGGTCCCAGCCCCCGGCCCCGGCCTGCTCCGTGGGGCGCGGCGACCACCTCTGTGGGAACCGGCACCGGCAAGGGGCGCCGGGCCCGGATGCTGCTCACCGGCCTCGTCGCGGCACTGGCCGTCATGGGGCTGAGTATCGGAGCAGGTGTCTTCCTCTCGGGCCAGGACACGTCCACCGCCTCCGACGCCACCGACACGACCACCGTCCCTGCCGCGTCACTGCCCGACGGCTGGCGGCCGTGGCGTACCGCCCTGCGGGTCGACGTGAAGGGTGTCCCCCTCGACTACCAGACCCTCGGGTGCGTGGCGAACGGGAGCACCCTGTTCTGCGGCGGTACGGGCTTCACGGTCGCCAGGATCGACCCGGCCTCCGGCCGCACTCTGTGGCGGAGCGGCACCCGTCCTCAGGGGGTGCGGCCGATCGGCGTTCGCGACGGGCTGGTCTATGTGTACGAGGATCCGGACGATACGACCAGGCGCGTGGTGGCCCTCGACGCCGGCACCGGACAGCGACGGTGGCAGCGCGACATCGACAAGGCCGCGGATCCGGTGCTGTACGACGGCGGACTGCTGACCCTGTCCCCCGATTCCTCATCGTTCGTCGCATACGGCCGTTCCGGCAAGGAACTGTGGCGGGCGGCCTCGCTGGACGAATACTGCGCTCCGGCGGCGCTGGGAGGCGTCCCTTACGCCCTGTGCTCGGCCGGCACCGAGCCCGGCCAGGCCCCGGTCGACCTGATGAAGGTCGAACCGGGCAGCCTGACCGAAGTTGCCGTACTGCCCCGCAAGGCGGAAGCGCTCGGTGCTGTCGGCGGGCAGCCCCTGTTCCTCGCCCCCCAGACCGCGAAGGACGTGTACGAATCCGGGTACGAACGGCCGTACAACGCCCTGCTGCGCGTGGTCCCGGAAACCGGGCAGGTCAAGCGGATACCGCTGGCACGTCCGCTGACCGGCGCGGCCGCCCTGGTGGACGGCGTCGTCTACTTCGTCCGGGCCAACGGGTCGGTCACCGCGGTGTCGGCGAACAGCGGCAAGCAGCTCTGGCAGAAGGCGACGGACATGGAGAGCCTGTCCGCGCCCGTGGTGTCGGCGACGTACAAGCGGGTCTATTTCTCGAACCGCTTCGGCCGCCTGCTGGCCCTCGACAGCCGCACCGGAGCGGAGGTATGGCGCACCTCCGCACTGAACGATCCCGGGGACAAGGCGCAGGGCACCTCGCCGCGCGTGCTGCTCGTCAAGGACGCGATCGTGGCAACGGCCGGCGACACGGCCTTCTCCCGGGGTCCGGACGGACCCGACTGA
- a CDS encoding DUF2848 domain-containing protein, protein MAVLTFDLPDGSTREVDVVQVLNAGYAGRSQEDVAAHVAELAELGVPGPSVTPALYPVSPYLAQQTDRVHAQHGHTSGEAEWALVVADGGELLLTAACDHTDRDLEVHGVAWSKNAGPDVLARRAWRLADVESRLDDLTLRAWVTHGDTSTQIQHGTLAELLAPAYWIDVLRARDALTPGTVLISGTIPMTPGVDQFADAWSVELADPTTGDTIRLDYDVRPMPAPIG, encoded by the coding sequence ATGGCCGTGCTGACCTTCGACCTGCCCGACGGATCGACGCGCGAGGTCGACGTCGTCCAGGTCCTCAATGCCGGGTACGCCGGACGCAGCCAGGAGGACGTCGCCGCGCACGTCGCGGAGCTCGCCGAGCTGGGCGTCCCCGGCCCGTCCGTGACGCCTGCCCTCTATCCCGTCTCCCCCTACCTCGCCCAGCAGACCGACCGGGTCCACGCGCAGCACGGGCACACCTCCGGCGAGGCGGAGTGGGCGCTCGTCGTGGCGGACGGCGGGGAGCTGCTGCTGACGGCGGCCTGCGACCACACCGACCGCGACCTGGAGGTGCACGGCGTGGCCTGGAGCAAGAACGCCGGCCCCGACGTCCTCGCCCGCCGCGCCTGGCGCCTGGCCGACGTCGAGTCCCGCCTCGACGACCTCACCCTGCGCGCCTGGGTCACCCACGGCGACACCTCGACGCAGATCCAGCACGGCACCCTCGCCGAGCTCCTCGCCCCCGCCTACTGGATCGACGTCCTGCGCGCACGCGACGCGCTCACGCCCGGCACCGTCCTGATCTCCGGCACCATCCCCATGACCCCCGGCGTCGACCAGTTCGCCGACGCCTGGAGCGTCGAACTGGCCGACCCCACCACCGGAGACACGATCCGCCTCGACTACGACGTCCGGCCCATGCCGGCACCCATCGGCTGA
- a CDS encoding MFS transporter, whose translation MPDTPKDDTKDEPKDDTKASDRHSGVRRAFVASLTGTALEWYDFAVYSAAAALVFGDLFFPSEDPLTGTLLAFSTYAVGYVSRPLGGFVFGRLGDVIGRKKVLIATLVLIGAATFLIGVLPAYSTAGVAAPIALVVLRFAQGVGVGGEWGGAVLLSSEFGDPRRRGFYASAAQVGPPAGNLLANGVLAALGALLTEAQFESWGWRVAFLFSGVLVGFGLWIRAKLEETPVFKAMEAEHSRPEAPIREVFTTQPRALLAAILCRVGPDVLYAMFTVFVLTYATEELGMSRGSALAAVLIGSSIQVFLMPLAGALSDRVNRRLLYGGAAAAAGVWPFVFFPMIGGGTWLPLATGVVVGLVIHCCLYGPQAAFITEQFEPRLRSTGSSLAYTLAGIIGGAVAPLLFTTLLSAYGTWAPLAVYIALASAVSLVGVWLGRDPEAALDEDAALAAPKTPHPVKATHSH comes from the coding sequence ATGCCCGACACCCCAAAGGACGACACGAAGGACGAGCCGAAGGACGACACAAAGGCGTCCGATCGGCACTCCGGCGTCCGCCGGGCCTTCGTAGCGAGCCTGACCGGCACGGCGCTGGAGTGGTACGACTTCGCCGTCTACTCCGCCGCGGCCGCCCTGGTCTTCGGCGACCTGTTCTTCCCCTCGGAGGACCCGCTCACCGGCACGCTCCTGGCGTTCTCCACCTACGCGGTCGGCTATGTGTCACGCCCGCTGGGCGGGTTCGTCTTCGGCCGCCTCGGCGATGTGATCGGCCGCAAGAAGGTGCTGATCGCCACCCTGGTCCTCATCGGCGCGGCGACGTTCCTGATCGGCGTCCTGCCCGCGTACTCGACGGCCGGCGTGGCCGCCCCGATCGCCCTGGTCGTGCTGCGCTTCGCGCAGGGCGTCGGCGTCGGCGGCGAGTGGGGCGGTGCCGTACTGCTGTCCAGCGAGTTCGGGGACCCACGCCGCCGCGGCTTCTACGCCTCCGCCGCCCAGGTCGGCCCGCCCGCCGGAAACCTGCTGGCCAACGGCGTCCTGGCGGCCCTCGGCGCGCTGCTGACCGAGGCGCAGTTCGAATCGTGGGGCTGGCGTGTGGCGTTCCTGTTCTCCGGCGTCCTCGTCGGGTTCGGGCTGTGGATCCGGGCGAAGCTGGAGGAGACCCCGGTCTTCAAGGCGATGGAGGCCGAGCACTCCCGCCCGGAGGCACCGATCCGCGAGGTGTTCACGACCCAGCCCCGCGCCCTGCTCGCCGCGATCCTGTGCCGCGTGGGCCCCGACGTGCTGTACGCCATGTTCACCGTCTTCGTCCTGACGTACGCCACCGAGGAACTCGGCATGTCACGCGGTTCCGCCCTCGCGGCCGTGCTCATCGGCTCCTCGATCCAGGTCTTCCTCATGCCGCTGGCCGGCGCCCTCTCCGACCGGGTCAACCGCCGGCTGCTGTACGGCGGTGCCGCGGCGGCGGCCGGTGTGTGGCCTTTCGTGTTCTTCCCGATGATCGGCGGCGGCACCTGGCTGCCCCTCGCGACGGGAGTCGTCGTGGGCCTGGTGATCCACTGTTGTCTGTACGGCCCGCAGGCCGCGTTCATCACCGAGCAGTTCGAGCCCCGGCTGCGCTCCACCGGCTCGTCCCTGGCCTACACCCTGGCCGGGATCATCGGCGGCGCCGTCGCCCCGCTGCTGTTCACCACCCTGCTGAGCGCCTACGGCACCTGGGCGCCGCTGGCCGTGTACATCGCGCTGGCCTCGGCCGTCTCCCTCGTCGGCGTCTGGTTGGGGCGCGACCCCGAAGCCGCCCTCGACGAGGACGCCGCCCTCGCCGCGCCGAAGACGCCGCATCCGGTGAAGGCCACCCACTCCCACTGA
- a CDS encoding carbon-nitrogen hydrolase family protein — protein sequence MRIALSQLTTGPDPEKNLLLIEEWTRRAADAGACVVVFPEASMACFGTPLAPLAEPLDGPWADGVRRIARATGTVVVAGMFTPAGGGRVANTLLATGPGVEASYDKIHLYDAFGFRESDTVAAGSATTVIDVDGVRLGLATCYDVRFPELFRAHADAGAVATLLAASWGAGPGKREQWELLVRARALDATVWLAAVDQADPGAGAGPGSAPTGIGHSLVVGPDGTVRHALGAEPELLVADLDVEEVAAVRQRTSVLANRRPEMWR from the coding sequence ATGCGGATCGCCCTGAGCCAGCTCACCACCGGCCCCGACCCCGAGAAGAACCTCCTGCTCATCGAGGAGTGGACCCGGCGCGCGGCGGACGCCGGGGCCTGCGTCGTCGTCTTCCCGGAGGCGTCGATGGCCTGCTTCGGCACCCCGCTGGCGCCGCTCGCCGAGCCCCTGGACGGACCGTGGGCCGACGGCGTGCGGCGGATCGCCCGCGCCACCGGCACGGTCGTCGTGGCCGGCATGTTCACCCCGGCCGGCGGAGGCCGGGTGGCCAACACCCTGCTCGCCACCGGGCCCGGGGTCGAGGCGTCGTACGACAAGATCCATCTCTACGACGCCTTCGGCTTCCGTGAGTCCGACACCGTCGCCGCGGGCTCGGCCACGACGGTCATCGACGTGGACGGCGTACGGCTGGGACTGGCCACCTGCTACGACGTCCGGTTCCCGGAGCTGTTCCGGGCGCACGCCGACGCCGGAGCCGTCGCCACGCTGCTGGCCGCCTCCTGGGGCGCCGGGCCCGGCAAGCGCGAGCAGTGGGAGCTGCTGGTGCGGGCCCGCGCGCTGGACGCCACCGTGTGGCTCGCCGCCGTCGACCAGGCCGACCCCGGCGCGGGCGCCGGCCCGGGTTCCGCCCCGACGGGGATCGGGCACAGCCTCGTCGTCGGACCCGACGGGACCGTACGGCACGCTCTGGGCGCCGAGCCCGAGCTGCTGGTCGCCGACTTGGACGTCGAAGAGGTCGCCGCGGTCCGGCAGCGGACCTCCGTGCTGGCCAACAGGCGCCCGGAGATGTGGCGATGA
- a CDS encoding cupin domain-containing protein, whose amino-acid sequence MSKPELEFHLPEGPWRTPAGGGPGVEERVLADDPERGSRTALVRWAPGTDTSADGVTRHDFWEEVYLVEGALHDLTLGRTFTAGMYACRPPGMPHGPWASRDGVTMLVITYPTS is encoded by the coding sequence ATGAGCAAGCCCGAGCTGGAGTTCCACCTCCCCGAAGGACCGTGGCGAACCCCGGCCGGCGGCGGCCCGGGCGTCGAGGAGCGCGTCCTGGCCGACGATCCCGAGCGCGGATCCCGTACGGCGCTCGTCCGCTGGGCGCCGGGCACCGACACGTCGGCGGACGGCGTGACCCGGCACGACTTCTGGGAGGAGGTCTACCTGGTCGAGGGAGCGCTGCACGACCTGACGCTCGGCCGGACCTTCACGGCCGGCATGTACGCCTGCCGCCCGCCGGGGATGCCGCACGGCCCCTGGGCCTCCCGGGACGGCGTCACCATGCTGGTGATCACCTACCCCACGTCCTAA
- a CDS encoding GntR family transcriptional regulator, with product MTSGREKAYTYLKETVLTDPGMQGAFLSEQELADRIGVSRTPIREALLQLAAEDLVELVPKRGARVSPLTGREIRELMELRGIVERYAAQQLVSGGGAPVAELRSLLERQRGLTGADQAREFIAVDHRFHAVMVSAVGNALLDRHYEGLRSRQVRTGVVALFNQQGRQEAVLEEHEAILDALEAGDAQAAWAAIDHHLESTLKVLLAG from the coding sequence GTGACGTCCGGTCGGGAGAAGGCGTACACGTATCTCAAGGAGACGGTGCTGACGGATCCCGGGATGCAGGGCGCCTTCCTGTCGGAGCAGGAGCTCGCGGACCGGATCGGCGTCTCCCGCACGCCCATCCGGGAAGCGCTGCTGCAGCTCGCGGCCGAGGACCTGGTCGAACTCGTGCCGAAGCGGGGCGCCCGGGTGTCCCCGCTGACGGGGCGGGAGATCCGCGAGCTCATGGAGTTGCGCGGCATCGTCGAGCGGTACGCCGCCCAGCAGCTCGTCTCCGGTGGCGGAGCGCCGGTGGCGGAGCTGCGGTCCCTGCTGGAACGGCAGCGCGGGCTCACCGGCGCCGACCAGGCACGGGAGTTCATCGCCGTGGACCATCGCTTCCACGCCGTCATGGTGTCCGCCGTCGGCAACGCCCTCCTCGACCGGCACTACGAGGGCCTGCGCAGCCGCCAGGTCCGTACCGGAGTGGTCGCCCTCTTCAACCAGCAGGGGCGCCAGGAAGCCGTGCTGGAGGAACACGAAGCCATCCTGGACGCCCTGGAAGCCGGTGACGCGCAGGCCGCGTGGGCCGCCATCGACCACCATCTGGAGTCGACGCTCAAGGTGCTGCTCGCGGGTTAG